In Paenibacillus sp. FSL M7-0420, a single genomic region encodes these proteins:
- a CDS encoding NADH:flavin oxidoreductase, translating to MNAAALFEPFEYGGLSLSNRVVMAPMTRVYSPGGVPGPEVAAYYRRRAEGGVGLIITEGTAIDHPAAVSHQDIPNFHGEAALEGWAQVVREVHAAGGKIMPQLWHVGMARKIGEEPNASALPIGPSGLNLAGEQVTEPMTKSEIQAIVSAFAKAAKAAKAIGFDGIELHGAHGYLIDQFFWEKTNRRTDEYGGDLEARTTFAVEVVDACRRAVGPDFPIVLRFSQWKAGAYDAKLAESPEDLARFLTPLSNAGVDIFHCSTRRFWEPEFAGSELNLAGWTKKITGKPAITVGSVGLDSAFTSAVTEKDQDDNIDRLLERLEKGEFDLVAVGRALISDPAWPAKVQAGKINEIIPFTSESTKTLF from the coding sequence ATGAATGCTGCTGCATTGTTTGAACCTTTTGAATACGGGGGCTTGTCTCTCAGTAACCGTGTGGTGATGGCCCCGATGACCCGGGTGTATTCTCCCGGAGGCGTACCTGGTCCTGAGGTGGCGGCGTATTACCGCCGCCGCGCGGAAGGCGGGGTGGGCCTGATCATTACCGAAGGCACAGCCATCGATCATCCGGCGGCAGTCAGCCATCAGGATATCCCGAACTTCCATGGCGAAGCCGCTCTGGAGGGATGGGCGCAGGTCGTGCGCGAGGTGCATGCCGCCGGAGGCAAGATTATGCCCCAGCTCTGGCATGTCGGCATGGCCCGTAAGATCGGTGAGGAGCCTAACGCTTCGGCGCTGCCGATTGGCCCGTCCGGGCTGAATCTGGCCGGTGAGCAGGTGACGGAGCCGATGACGAAGAGCGAGATTCAGGCCATCGTCAGTGCCTTCGCCAAGGCAGCGAAGGCTGCCAAAGCCATCGGCTTCGACGGCATAGAGCTGCACGGCGCCCACGGCTATCTGATCGACCAGTTCTTCTGGGAGAAGACCAACCGCCGCACCGATGAATACGGCGGTGATCTGGAGGCGCGCACCACCTTCGCGGTGGAAGTGGTCGATGCCTGCCGCCGCGCGGTAGGACCGGATTTCCCGATTGTACTCCGCTTCTCGCAGTGGAAGGCCGGGGCCTATGATGCTAAGCTGGCCGAGTCTCCCGAAGACCTGGCCCGCTTCCTGACCCCGCTCAGCAATGCCGGGGTGGATATCTTCCACTGCTCGACCCGGCGGTTCTGGGAGCCGGAATTCGCTGGCTCGGAGCTTAACCTGGCAGGCTGGACGAAGAAGATCACGGGCAAGCCTGCCATTACAGTAGGTTCTGTGGGATTGGATAGTGCGTTCACCAGTGCGGTCACGGAGAAGGACCAGGACGACAACATCGACCGTCTGCTGGAACGCCTGGAGAAGGGCGAATTCGATCTGGTAGCAGTAGGCCGGGCGCTGATCAGCGATCCCGCATGGCCTGCCAAAGTGCAGGCGGGCAAGATTAACGAGATTATTCCGTTCACCTCGGAGTCTACCAAGACATTGTTTTAA
- a CDS encoding BclA C-terminal domain-containing protein: MAILSTGPIENNISSNTGTRPTQRVTLKIDGRNITGFFDMLISGYTLNGIRTLYVQEEISVAPSQVVTKIYYADLDAFEFVFNTTGTAVSEAQVSLWGQNTSGQLVTAHRLVSQELLGEEATGVTGATGVTGVTGATGVTGATGATGATGATGATGVTGVTGATGATGVTGATGATGATGATGVTGATGATGATGATGVTGVTGATGATGVTGATGATGATGATGVTGATGVTGATGVTGATGVTGATGATGATGVTGATGVTGATGATGATGATGATGVLASSYAYIFNTGAQTVATEADVTFDSNESLVGFSHTPNTAQINVENAGDYAVIFIVTAVEPNQFTLYLNGAPVGGSVYGSGAGTQPNPGMVIISVVPGDVITLRNHSSAAAINLQTLAGGTQVNSNASILIYRLGD; this comes from the coding sequence ATGGCAATTTTATCTACAGGACCGATTGAGAACAATATTTCAAGCAATACGGGGACCCGCCCGACGCAAAGGGTAACACTCAAAATAGACGGCCGCAATATAACCGGATTCTTCGATATGCTTATTTCGGGTTATACCCTGAACGGCATACGCACCTTATATGTGCAGGAGGAGATCAGTGTGGCCCCCTCCCAAGTGGTTACCAAAATTTACTATGCAGACCTGGATGCTTTTGAATTCGTGTTCAACACGACAGGAACGGCGGTCTCCGAAGCGCAGGTGTCCCTATGGGGCCAAAATACCAGCGGGCAGTTGGTGACAGCACACCGGCTGGTCTCGCAGGAGTTGCTGGGAGAAGAGGCAACAGGAGTCACCGGAGCTACCGGAGTAACGGGAGTAACGGGGGCGACGGGAGTAACGGGAGCCACGGGTGCGACGGGAGCAACGGGAGCCACGGGTGCGACGGGAGTAACGGGTGTGACGGGAGCTACGGGAGCAACGGGAGTGACGGGAGCCACAGGTGCAACTGGAGCAACGGGTGCGACGGGAGTAACGGGAGCTACGGGTGCAACTGGAGCCACGGGAGCCACGGGAGTAACGGGTGTGACGGGAGCCACGGGTGCAACGGGAGTAACGGGAGCCACAGGTGCAACTGGAGCAACGGGTGCAACGGGAGTGACGGGTGCAACGGGAGTGACGGGTGCAACTGGAGTGACGGGTGCAACGGGAGTGACGGGTGCAACTGGAGCCACGGGAGCAACGGGAGTGACGGGAGCCACGGGAGTAACGGGTGCAACTGGAGCGACGGGCGCAACAGGAGCCACGGGAGCGACGGGCGTATTGGCGTCATCTTATGCCTATATTTTCAATACGGGGGCCCAGACCGTGGCTACGGAAGCAGATGTTACTTTTGACAGCAATGAGAGTCTTGTCGGCTTCTCGCATACCCCTAATACCGCTCAGATTAATGTTGAGAATGCAGGAGATTATGCGGTAATCTTTATTGTCACCGCAGTGGAACCGAATCAGTTCACGTTGTATCTGAACGGTGCACCTGTTGGTGGCAGTGTCTATGGTTCTGGAGCGGGAACACAGCCTAACCCCGGGATGGTGATTATCTCTGTAGTCCCCGGCGATGTAATCACTTTAAGGAACCATTCCAGTGCCGCTGCAATCAATTTACAGACCTTAGCCGGAGGAACGCAGGTCAACTCCAACGCATCGATTTTGATCTATAGGCTTGGGGATTAG
- a CDS encoding MerR family transcriptional regulator, with amino-acid sequence MIRIGELAKTANISKRTLYHYEQIELLQPAHISENGYRYYDSQAILRLQKILLLKSIGYTLEQIKGLLENKHSAQEDDHWIASLNEQIELIEQKKEELSRKQYYLRSTIHAIRLKGTENLQDLTHIISAMNNRPLSGEIIPAEFTEDSPFTAKETGILQHLPVLGSNSQRLEELVDIMGQAAGMMSSSPYSSEAQALAGRLYDKALELFEGDAKLLDKYWEQIRPADGAEPVVMGMDRAMMSFIDEMIGYYLGHREENRHE; translated from the coding sequence ATGATCCGCATTGGGGAGTTGGCGAAGACCGCAAATATCAGCAAAAGAACCCTGTATCATTATGAACAAATTGAATTGCTGCAACCCGCACATATCTCAGAGAACGGATATCGCTATTATGATAGTCAAGCCATCCTTCGGCTGCAAAAAATTCTTTTACTGAAATCGATTGGCTATACCTTAGAACAGATTAAAGGGCTGTTGGAGAATAAGCATTCTGCGCAAGAAGATGATCATTGGATCGCTTCATTAAACGAGCAGATAGAGCTGATAGAACAGAAGAAGGAAGAGCTAAGCCGCAAGCAGTATTATCTCCGGTCAACCATTCATGCCATCCGGCTCAAGGGAACGGAGAATTTGCAGGATCTGACGCACATCATTAGTGCCATGAATAACCGCCCTTTGAGCGGAGAAATCATACCTGCCGAATTCACGGAGGACTCCCCCTTTACGGCTAAGGAAACCGGGATTCTTCAGCATCTCCCTGTGCTTGGCAGCAACAGCCAGCGATTGGAGGAGCTTGTAGACATTATGGGACAGGCAGCAGGTATGATGTCCTCCTCTCCCTATTCTTCTGAAGCTCAGGCTCTGGCGGGCCGGTTGTACGACAAGGCACTGGAGCTATTCGAGGGTGATGCCAAGCTGCTGGATAAGTATTGGGAGCAGATTAGACCCGCTGACGGGGCAGAGCCTGTCGTAATGGGCATGGATCGCGCAATGATGTCTTTTATAGATGAGATGATCGGATATTATCTTGGGCATAGAGAGGAGAACCGGCATGAATAA